TACCTCAAGCATGCAGGCCCGCATATAGCGCGACATGCCCGCCAGACCGCCAACCGTGTACACCAGGGTGGGCAGAGCCAGGTGCCTGGCCAGGTCGCAAAATTTGCCCCACGCGCTCAACTGCGCGTAGTTCATGGAAGTAAGGCCAGAAATGGGCAACCATTGCAACTCAATGCCAAAAAACATCATGAGCAGCAGGGCCAGCCAGAATGAAGGCATGGCAAAACCCAAAAAAACCAGCACAGTAACTGACTTGTCGAGCAGCGAATTCTGCCGGCAGGCAGAAACAATGCCCACAGGAATGGCTATGAGCAGGGTGAGCACCAGCGAAACAACATTCATGCCAACGGTAAGGGGCAGCCGCTCAAGAATCTTGGTAAGCACCGGGCGCGAATCGGCAGACATGGAGTTGCCAAAATCAAGCTGTACAATGCGCGTCAACCAGTCCCAGTACTGCACGTACAGTGGGCGGTCGAGGCCATACAGCACCTCAAGGCGCTGGCGGGCAGCAGCGCCAGCCAGCGGATTGAGTGTGGTTTCCAGATCTGTGGGTGAGCCCGGGGCCAGATGAATGACCCAAAAGCTGATGATGGTAATGCCCCACAGCACAAGCAGCATCCACAGCGTTTTGCGTAAAACGTGCAGAAGCGGGCCAGATAGGCGGCTTTTTGCGGCAGTTGAGGGCAGGGTGCTCATGTAAGGCGGTTACTCCGTACGGGTCATCCACTGGCGCATGTCGTCCACTTCCTTCTGCCAGGCAGAAGAAAGGCGCAGCTTGAGAAAGCGGGCGTACAGGGAATCCAGCAGGCCGGTGCACACTTCCATAAGATAGAATTTTTCCAGCAGCAGGGCATCGGGATCGTCGTCGGTGTCGCCCTTGTCGAGCTTGGGAGTTTTAAGGCTGTTGAGGCAAAAATCCTCGGCCTTAAGGCTCACCTGAAAGGCCAGCTCTTCTTTTTCAAGACGCAGAAGGGCACGGCTGACCTGCTTGCCGGTGCCAAGGCCAAAGCGGGCCTCGCGAAGAGGGGAGAGCGAGCCGGAAACAGAGGCTGTTTCGCGGGCGTCACCTTCGCCGCCTTCAACCACAATGCGCTGTTCCATTGATACGGCAAAGGGGGCGCCTTCCTTGTCGGTAAACGCGCCGGGGGCGGTGTCGCTCTGGTACCAGAGCCAGGTCAGAAATTCTTTGCCGAGAATGCTGTCTGTGGATTCACCAAGATAAGGCATATTCATGGGGGCTCCGTGCCGTCATCAGGAAAGGGGCGCGAACTGCGTGGGTTCCAGCTTATCCAGGCGGATAAGGCTTTCTTCATCCAGCATGGAAACCGCCAGATTGTAAGGAGTCAGTTGCTCCAGGTGCAGCTCGAAGGTCTTGAGAAATTCTTCCATGAAGAGGTCGATCATCTTGTTTTGGGTCGATGCAAACCAGACTTCATTTTTATCCGTGGCCCACAGCACGTTGAATTCGCCGGGAACAGGCAAAAAACGCGAGCGAAGGCGCAGCAAAACCTGCTCCTTGAGCTCCTTTTTGCGTTCGCGGGCAATGTAATTCTTGCCCTGTTGAGCCATACGCGCTTTTTCTTCCTTGAGGGCAAGGGCCACATGCTTTTTGACCACGCCTGCAGGTATGCGACGCATATCGAGCCGCAACGAAAAAACGATGTACGAGCCTTTTTGGGGCGGGGCCGTAACCCAGTCGGTATCGAGCATGTCCTCAAAACATGCCCAACCCTGGCCCTGCATTTCAGGAATATCATCAATGTCGCGCATGGCGAACTGCTTCAGTTTGTCCGGTATCTGCGGCCAGAGCGTGGCCGGAACGGGATCAAGAATACGAAACCGTGTAAAGCTGCAAGAGCTGTTGGCAAAGCCCATGTAAACTCCTTGCTTGTAAAACCTGTGTTGGCAGTGTTGTACGTCAGAGCCGCCCCGGGGGCAAGTGCATGACGAGGCAGGGGCTGGCAGGGCTAGCGCATGTGAGCGGCAGAATTTGCGGCCGCACGTATATTTATAAGGAAAGGAATTCACATTTGGCAGAAGGTCATGATTGGCTGGCAAGAGAGCCACTGGCTGCTGAAAACATGCCGGGTTTTATACCCACACACATCCAAAGCCGGCAAGAATATTCAGGTGCCGCAAAAACCGCCAGCAGCATACATTTGAAGAACAAGCTTCATCATTTTGAGCCAGCGCCAAATCAGGGCCAGCTGATTTTATGTGAGGAGAGAGCTGTGTTGCCAGAGCCGTTTTGAGGGCATTTTTTACCCCTTTCCGGGGCGAGAGTTGCGCCATGGTCGGATGTTATAAATGTCCCATAATGATAATTATGTAAACTTTTGAAGATGGAAAGGCCCTGGAAGCCTTGTTTCAGGAGACTGCCGGCTGCCTCCCCTGTGCATACTCTTGACGGCATGCTCCACTTCACGCACCATGTGCGCATCTTGCCAAGGAGAAATCACCGTGCCGCCCAAACATTCCGGCAATGCCGGATCGACCGCCAATAAACGTTCCCAAACCAGTTCGTCTTCACGGCCATCAAAAAAAGAACCTTCCAGAGATTCGTCCCGTGATTCGTCGCGGAATGCGACTCGGGATTCCGCTGGGGCATTTTCCAGAGGCAGGCCCGCAGATCGTTCTGGTGGCGCGCGCAAAGGCCCTGGCCCTGATTCAAGGCGAGGTGCTCGTGCTGAAGGCTCAGCACTGCGCAGGCCACAGCCTGCTGCAGAGCCAGAATCGCAGGATGGCGTGCGCCTCAACAAGGCTATTGCCGCCACAGGCCATTGCTCTCGCCGCAAGGCCGACGAGCTTATTCTTGCAGGGCGCGTGCGTGTAGACGGCCAGCCGGAATCAAACCCGGCGCGGCATGTGCTGCCATTTGAAAGTATTATGGTGGATGGGCGTATTTTGTCGGCCCCGCAGGCTTTTACCTATCTTATGCTCAACAAGCCCGTGCAGGTGGTTTGCACGGTGAGCGACCCGGAAGGCAGGCCCACGGTACTTGACTGCCTGCCTCAGGAATTCAAGGGACTTCGTCTTTACCCTGTTGGTAGGCTCGACTATTTTTCTGAAGGCATGCTGCTGCTGACCAACGATGGTCAGCTGGCGCAACGTCTTACCCATCCCCGGCACCACCAGCCCAAAACCTACGAGGTGCTTGTGCGCGGCTCTGTGCCGGAAGACGCCCTCAAGACCATGCGGCGCGGCATGCGCCTTGCCGAGGGTGAAGATCTGCTGCCCGTGGACGTGACCACCCAGCCCTCTGGCGGCAACACCTCGATGCAGATGGTTCTGCGTCAGGGGTTTAACCGCCAGATTCGCCGTATGTGCCGCGACTTGGGGCTTACTGTGCTGCGCCTGTGCCGTGTTGCTCAGGGGGCTTTGCGTCTTGGCAATCTGGCCAGCGGCAAGGTTCGGCCGTTGACCGATGCGGAAATTGCAAAACTGCGCGAAAGCGCTGGCTTGCCGCCGATGTAGTTGCAGGTCCGATAATATTCTGTCGCCCCTGCCCTGCTGTTTTTGTAAATAAAAAGGCGCAGCCGCTAACCGCATTGGCGGTGTGTGGCTGCGCCTTGATTTTTTAACTGGTATATACCTTATAATATATACGTGTTTTTGGTGAGGATGGCACGGCTGCCATCTCCGGAATCAGTCCTTGTTTTTCAGGAGCTGCTCCAGAAAATCAATGGCGTCTTTCTGCACGGCCTGCAGGTGCTCCTCGCCCTTGAAGCTTTCTGTATACACCTTGCAGATAGCTTCCGTACCGGAAGGGCGCACTGCAAACCAGCCGTCGTCGCTGACCACCTTTACCCCGCCGATAGAAGCATCATTGCCGGGGGCGCGTGTAAGTACACTGGTAACGGGCGAGCCGCCCAGAGTCTTGAGCGTGACACTTTCGGGCGTAAGCGCCGCAAGTTTGGCGCGCACGTTGTCATCTGCCGGGGCATCAAGCCGCTGGTAGGCGGGCGCGCCAAGGCGTTCGGTCAGTCTGGTGTACAGCTCGCCGGGCGACGATTGCTCCACCGCCATCATTTCAGCGGCCAGCAGGCACATGAGAGGGCCGTCCTTGTCAGTGCTCCAGGGCGTGCCGTCAAAACAGAGGAAGGACGCACCAGCGCTTTCCTCGCAGCCAAAGCCGCAGCTCCCGCTGAGCAGGTAGGGTACAAACCATTTGAAGCCCACGGGCACTTCCACTATCGGGCGGCCAAGATCCTTGCCTACCCTGTCGAGCATGGCGCTTGTGACCAGAGTTTTGCCTATGCCGCGCTGCGTGGGCCACTGCCTGCGGGTGCGGAACAGATACCAGGCGGCAACGCTCAGATAGTGGTTGGGATTCATGAGCTCCTGACGCGTCACCACGCCGTGGCGGTCTGAATCGGGGTCACAGGCAAAGCTCAGGTCAAAATGGTCGCGCAGATCAAGCAGGCGGCTCATGGCAAAGGGCGATGAGCAGTCCATGCGGATTTTGCCGTCCTTGTCACAGGGCACAAAGCGAAAGGTGGGGTCAACCGCCCTGTTTACCACTTCCAGATCAATGCCGTAGGCATCGGCGATGGGCTCCCACATGGGCAGGCTTGCGCCGCCCAGCGGATCAACGCCAATGCGCAAACCCGACGAGGCGATGGCTTTCATGTCGAGCACGCCTGCCAGATCCTGTACATAGCTGCCGATAAAGTCGTATTCTTCCACCAGCGACGAGGCGCGGGCGGCACGCAGATGCGTAAGTTTTACGCCCTTGTTGCCGTTCTCAAGGTAAGCATTGGCGCATTTTTCAATATGGCTTGTTACTTCCGACTCGGCGGGGCCACCGTGGGGCGGGTTGTACTTGAATCCGCCATCGCGCGGGGGATTGTGCGAGGGGGTAATGACAATACCGTCGGCCAGGCCATTGACGCGGCCTGTGTTCCACTTGAGCACCGCATGAGAAATTGCGGGCGTGGCTGTGTAGGCTCCGCCCTGTGCAATGCGCACAGATACATTGTTGGCCACCAGCACTTCCAGCGCAGAGCGAAAGGCCGCCTCGGAAAGGGCGTGCGTGTCGCCACCCAGAAACAGCGGGCCGTCAATACCCTTGGCCGCGCGGTAGTCGCACACGGCCTGGGTGATGGCATAGATATGCTCTTCGTTAAAGCTGCACAGCACTGACGTGCCGCGATGCCCCGAAGTGCCGAACGAAACCCGCTGGGCCGCAAGCGCAGGATTGGGAAATTCCGTGTAGTAGGCGCTCATGAGCGCGGGTATGTTTTCCAGCTTTTCCAGCGCGGGCAGATGCCCGGCATCGCTATGCACAACCGGCATTATATCCTCCAAAAGAGATGGCTGAGCAGACTATAGGCCCAATTTTGCGAGGCCGCAACGCCGCGCACCTGCCGGCCTGGTAGGTGCGAACAGCTTACGGTTGGCTGATACGGCGCAGATCTGGCCCTAGATTTCGCGGAGACACAATTTTTTAAAAAATTCGCGGTGTTCTTGCAGACTGGGGTCGGTGATCTCGCTGGCAAGTATGCCGTAGGCCGCGCGAATGAGCGTAGACCTTTTTTCAAGCGATTGTTCAAGTCGCTCTTTATGCGCATGGCTGGCGCACATTTCGGCCATGATCTGTGTCAGCCGCACGGCACGCACGGTGTCTGTATGCCGCTGGCTCACTGCCCTGCTCCCCGCACTTGCCACTTCAGCCAGCCACTGGGGCTGGCTGAGCGCTCTGGCCGCAATGGCTGCTGCGGCCTGCGCATTGTTGCGGGGAAAAGTGGGAAGAATCTCCTGCCCTTCTACAAACAGGTCGCCAAGCCCGTTGCCGCAGGTTTCCATCAGCAGGGCCGCGCCGCAAGACATAGCCTCGAAGCAGCGAAAATTTACTTCCGAGGCTGCTGTCTGGTTAAGGGCAATGCGGCTGCGTTCGAATATGGGGCGGTAATCGCCAGTCAAGATAACCAGAGGGTGCTGGGTGCGGAATGTCTTGAGAAAAGGCTCGCGGTCGGGGTTGTTTTTGTGCCCCAGGGTTCCCACAAAACTTACAGGAATATCGCGTTCTGCAAAGTCTGATTCCGCGAGTGAAAACTGCGGGCAAAAGAGCGGAAACCACTGCGCGGTCATGCCCTCTTGCGAAAACAGCTCCACATATTCCTTTTGCGCCACAAGGGTGGCGTCAAAGCCCCAGGAATAGGGAATGTGCCAGGGGTTGCAGTAGGTATCGATGGAATAGCGCACCGCAGGCCACGGCACGTTTTGCGGATCAAGCAACTGGGGCATGTTGCCGTCGTCGCAGCAAAACAGGGCATCGGGCCAGAAACCGGCAGCCTCAAGGCGTTGCAGCAGCTGCCGCACGGAATAAGGGTGCGGGGTGGGTAAATCCGCATGCGAACCGGGATGAACGGTAAGCGTGCGGTGACCAAGACGGTTAAGGGCGGGAACCAGCAGGGGCGCGCCCATGCAAAGTATTCGTAAGCTCATATATAAAAAAAAGGGCTGCCCCTCGCCAGAGAGGCAGCCCGAATGTTTGGATGCCTGTTATTTGCCCAGACTCACTGTGCGGAAATACACTTCGCCACGCCGAGAGATTTGCAGCATTACTGCTCCGCGCGCGGCACCCTCGTCATTGACGATCTTGGAAAGTTCCGCAGCCGTGCGCACCGGCTTGAGGTTTGCCTTGAGAATCACGTCGCCAGGCCGCAGGTCGGCTTCAGCAGCGGGCTTTTCAGGGTTCACATCAACAATTACCAGGCCTTCGTTCTTTTCTATCTTGAGGTCACGGCGTTCCTCATCCGTAAGCGAACGGACGGAAATGCCCAACAGACCTTCATCCTTCTGCTTCTGGTCCTTGCCATTCTGGTCGGCAGACTGGCTTGATTTGCGCTCGCCAAGGGTCACCGTAAGGTCGGTGGTCTTGCCATCGCGCCAAACCGTAATCACAGTCTTGCTGCCCGGGGCTTTGTCGGCAATGACGCGCAGCAGAGCCGCCGCGTCGTCAATGGGCTTGCTGTCCACGGAAACAATAATGTCGCCGTCCTTCATGCCAGCCTTGGAGGCAGGCTCACCTTCCATCACACTGCCCACAAGGGCGCCCTTGGCTTCCTTGAGGCCCAGTGCCTTGGCGGTATTTTCTTCCACATCCTGGATGCCCACACCAATCCAGCCGCGGCTGATTTTTTTGCCCGACTTGATCTGGTCAACAATCTTGGCAGCCATGTTGCTGGGTATGGCAAAGCCAAGGCCCTGACCGCTGGCAAGAATGGCCGTGTTGATGCCTATGACCTGACCGGCCATGTTCAGCAGCGGGCCACCACTGTTGCCAGGGTTGATGGACGCATCCGTCTGCAGGAAGTTGTCAAAGGGGCCAGCGTGTATGTTGCGGTTTTTGGCCGAAAGAATACCCGCCGTCACCGTATGATCGAGGCCAAAGGGGTTGCCGATGGCCAGCAGCCACTCGCCCACCTTGAGTTCGTCAGAATTGCCGAACGAAAGGAAGGGCAAGGCGTTCTTGGTTTCAATCTTCAGCAGGGCAAGGTCGGTTTCTTCGTCGGCACCAACAAGCTTGGCCGTAACAGGCTCGCTTTTGCCGTTGCTCTGGTCAAGGGTTACGCGAATGACATCGGCATCGGCAACCACATGATTATTGGTAACGATATAGCCATCCGCGGAGACAATGAAGCCGGACCCCAGAGATTTCTGTCTCGATTGGGGGCGCTTGCCACCGCGCTTGCCGCCAAACTGGTCAAAGAACTTGTCGAAGCCTGGCGGCATATTGCGGAACATTTCCCCCATGAGATCGTCCTGACTGTTGCCGCTGGCTTTTTTTTCTGTACCGATGTTGACAACCGCTGGGCCGCTTTTGGCCGCAAGGTCGCTAAAATCGGGCAAGCCTGCTGCCTGGGCAAGCTGCGATGCCGCGAGAAAGGTCACGGCAAGCATGGCTGCAAGACATTTTTTTATCATCATGGAAAAGCTCCTGGTTACTTATTTTTCAGAGCCTTCTGCAAAGCCTGTGCCATGATGTTCATTCCAGCGCCGCCGGTGGAGCTTCCGGCTGCCGCATGCTGCTTCCAGGCCTTGTCTTCCGCGGGTTCGGCGGGCTGGTCGCCTTCAGGGGCCAGGCTGATGCGCCGGGCAGCGGTGTCCAAATTTTGTACAGTCAGGGTGACGGCGTCGCCCTTGTCCAGTTTGCTGTACTGCTTGCCCTGCTTGGAGTTCTTGATAACCCCGGCAGGCAGCAGGCCGGTAATGCCGGGCGCCAGCGTAATGAACAGACCGTAGGGGCTGCGGCTTTCAACCGTGCCGCTCACCGTGGTGCCCACGGCGAACTGCTGGGCGGCTTCCTTCCACGGGTCGCCTTCGGCGTCGCGCAGGCTCAGGGAGATACGGCGGCTTTCAAGGTTGATTTCCTTAACCTTGACCGAAACGGTATCGCCCGCGGTCAGCACGTCTTCGGCCTTGGCCACGCGCTTGGTCCACGACATTTCAGAAATGTGCACAAGGCCTTCGATGCCGGGCAGCACTTCAACAAAGGCGCCAAAGGGCGCAAGGCGCACAACCTTGCCGGAAACGACCGCGCCAGCCTCAAGCCGCGTGGCCACATCCTGCCAGGGATCGCCCTCGGCCTGTTTGCGCGAAAGCGAAATTCGCACGTGCCCCTTGCTGTCCTTGCTGATGGAAATAACCTTGGCGCGCACGGTGTCGCCCAGTGACACAGCTTCGTCGGGAGCGCCCACGCGCGACCAGGAAAGCTCGGAAAGGTGGATCATGCCTTCAACAGAAGGTGCAAGTTCCATAAACGCGCCAAAAGCGGCAAAGCGCGTGATCTTGCCTTCAACCGTATCGCCCGGCTTGAGGCTTTCAAGCAGTGCGTCAAGCTGTTCGGCGCGTTCGCGCTCAACAATGGCACGGTGTGAAACCACAACGTTTCTGCCGCGGTTTTCAACCCGGATAACCAGAAACTGCATGTTGCGGCCCACGAGCGAGGCGGCGTCTTCTGTCGCTGCAACGCCAATCTGGCTGCCGGGGCAGAAAGCAGACTTGCCAAGCACGTCAACGGTGTAGCCACCCTTGCACACAGCGGTCACGCGGCCATCAACCGGAACCGCGGCATCACGGGCTTCTTCAAGCGCGGCAACGCCGCTGCCGCTCATGGAGCGGGAAAGGCGAATCTCTTGCGAAGAAACGCCGGTAACCCACGCTTCGAGGCTGTCGCCGGGCTTAACGCTTTCATTGCCCTCGGCGTCAAGAATGTCCTTGCGGTCAATGATGCCGTCAACCTTGATGCCCACGTCCACAAAAACACTGTCGCCGGTAATGGCAATTACAGTTCCGGTCACTTTCTGTCCGGGCTGCAAGCGGCTGGATGCGGTTTCGTGGGCCGCCAGCATGGCGGCAAAATCCTCAGCGCCTTCCTCCGACATGGAGGTTGCGATCTTGTCCTCGGTCATAGTTTTCCTGCTCCTTACAAGCTGGGCTTATTGCTCAAGTCCGCTATATTACGCCATCCGCACGAGGAAAACAATTGTCTTTTTGTGCCATGGTTTTTGCGGCCGCCACATGGGTAACTGAATCAAATTTATACAGGTGGATATTTTTTTGTCACGCCCCTCCCCGGCAGGCACTGGCAATGCCTGCCGGGCGCTCTTAAAGTCCAGCTTTGGTATATTGATTTATTAAATGTGATATGGCCGGTAGTTAGCATGTGTTGTGCAACTGTATTGTGCAAACAAACAGTATTGTTCGCATGCAATTAGTTAAAAAAATAATTTGATTGCATCTTAGTATCATGCAGTGTTATGGCTTTGGCAGTGAAATCTTTTGTGGAACATGCAGTTATTGATAGAGTGAACAAACAGTTTTTAGGGGTAACGGCAGGAAAGGTTATGTTCAGCAGGGATAATTGCATGGAATGTATGTGTGTAATGTTTGGGGTTGGGGATGGTGTGGCAGGGGTTATTGCATGCCCTGCTCTGTTATTGATGGGCAGAGAAAGCATGCGTCTGTGTTTGTACGGAGGAATTCTACCACCTTAATCTGATGCACCTTATCATGGTGAAAGTTTTTGATGAGCAGAAGTATGAAACCAGACTTCTATTAGGCCAACAGCCAGGATAACAGCTATGAAGTATTTGAAGATTTTGTATGTTCAGGTTCTCATTGCCATATTCATAGGCATTCTTTTGGGGCATTTTTATCCTGAATTGGCCGTAAAGATGCAGCCCCTGGGCAAGGGCTTTATCAATCTTATTAAAATGATCATTGCCCCGTTGATCTTCTCAACGGTTGTGACCGGCATCGCTGGTATGAAAGACATCAAGGCCGTTGGCAAAACCGGCGGCATGGCCCTTGTTTACTTTACAGTTATTACCCTTACAGCCCTGGCCATCGGTCTTGTGGTGGTGAACCTGGCGCAGCCCGGCGTGGGCATGAATGTTGACGTCAGCACCTTCAACGCCGCCGACAAGAACATTGCCGCCCAGTACGCTGGCAAGGCCAAAGATAACAATATCGTCAATTTCTTCCTGAATATCATTCCCAGCACCTTTGTTTCGGCATTCACCAGCGGCGAAATCCTGCAGGTTCTGCTGGTGGCCATACTGTTTGCCTTTGCCCTGAATTACAGTGGCGAAAAGGGCAAGCTGTGCTTTGATCTCATCAAGAGCCTTTCTGAAGTGCTGTTCAAGGTCATCGGCATCATCATGCACGTGGCCCCCATTGGCGCTTTCGGTGCAATGGCCTTTACCATCGGCAAGGAGGGTATTGGCTCTGTCCTTGTGCTGGGTGAGCTGATTGTGTGTTTTTATGTCACGAGCATTTTGTTTGTGGTGTTCATTCTGGGAACCATTGCCTTCAGCTGCGGGTTCAACATCTTCAAGTTCCTGCGCTATATCCGCTCCGAGCTGTTCATTGTGCTTGGCACCTCTTCTTCTGAATCGGTGCTGCCCAACATGCTGCGCAAGATGGAAAAGGCTGGCTGCAACAAGAGCGTCGTAGATCTGGTTATTCCTGCAGGGTACTCGTTCAACCTTGACGGCACGGCCATTTACCTGACCATGGCCGCCATCTTTCTGGCGCAGGCAACCAACACGCCCATGGCGCTTGGCGATCAGCTTGTGTTGCTGGGTATTCTGCTTATTTCTTCCAAGGGTGCGGCGGCTGTTACCGGCGGCGGCTTTATCGTGCTTGCCGGTACGCTGAGTTCGGTCGGCAGCATTCCGCCTGAAAGCATCGCCGTTATCTTTGGTATCGACCGCTTCATGTCTGAAGCGCGTGCCCTTACCAACCTGGTGGGCAATGGCGTTGCCACCATCTTTATCTCGAAGGTCACCGGAAATCTTGATTCCGAGAAGCTCAACGAAGTTCTGGATCAAAAAAAAACAGTAGGTGAGCCTGTTACGACAGCCTAGCCCTCAATAATCTGCGCCCGCCGGTCAAAATTGCCTGGCGGGCGCAGATTTTTTGTTTTTTGCCCCCAGATTACCGACAAAATCGTCTGCCAGCACACTGCGGCGGGCGATTTTTCTTTATTCCCACCCTCTCCCGCGGTACGCTGGTTGCATACCGCCCGCAGCAGATTACCTGTCGCAGGCACAGTAAACCGGTGGGGACGCATGGATATCAGCATTTTTGACGCATACTGGGCGGACCGTCAGCCCGACAGATCCGACATGGCAGATTTCTGGACCCGTCGCGCAAGCTCGTTTAACGCGCACGGCGGTGAAGCTGATTCAAGCGCGTACAGAAAGGCACTTGTTGCCCGGGTTGCGGCTCGTACGGGCCTCGGCAGGCATGATGCGGTGCTTGATGTGGGGTGCGGCCCGGGACGGCATGCCCTGGAATTTGCGCAGCTGACGGGTCATGTTGAGGGCAGCGATATCGCACCTGGCATGATCGAGTGCGCAAGGGCAAATGCCGCCGGGGCCATGGTGGATAACGCCCATTTTCAGGTGCTGGACTGGGCGGAAGCTGATCTGGAAGCTTTGGGGTGGGTAAAGTGCTTCAATCTCGTATTTGCCTCGCGCACACCAGCAATATACGACCGCTCTACTCTCAACAAAATGACCGAGGCTTCATCGGGGTATTGCTGCCTTCTCACACAGGTGACGGGCGATAATTCCGTACGGCGCGAGCTGTGCCCCATTGCAGGCGACGACAGGCGCGAAGACATGACGCGCCGTGGGTTGTACTGCGCATTTAATATCCTCTGGCTTCAGGGCTATTATCCCGAAGTGGAATATCTGGAACGTTCGTGGGATTCAGAATGCTCGCTGGACGAGGCCATTCTCATGTACACCCGGCACTTCAATAGCCGGGGGCAGCTCAGTGAAGGACAGCAGGCCGCCATAGCGGACAAGCTGCGCGAAATAAGCAGGGATGGAACTGTGCGCGAGCAGGGGCACTCGCGGGTTGCCATGCTGTTATGGAAGGTTTGCCCATAGGAATGGTGTGGAATTGCCCTGTCCGACCGGGCTTTCCACCTAGGCTTTTTCGACCAGCCAGGTTCTGAGTGGAAAGGCCGTTTCCGTCCAGTGCGTTTTGTACTGCATCTTGGGGCCATCAAGAGGGCCCATGTCGTATCGATGCACGCCTTCTTCACAAAGCCAGCGTATCTTTTCAACCTGCATGAGGTTGCCGAGCGAGTGTGCATGAAAATCGTGCGCATAGCTGAACTGCTGTCCACGATAAACCTGGCCAGCCAGACCGCCAAAAATAAAGCCAACATCACGGTCATCGTGCCGGGCAAAGATTACCCGCGCCCCGCGTTCCGGGGCAAGCCGCTCAAGCAGAAAGTTGTAAAAATCGCATATGCCGGGTTCGGCCATGCCGCAGTGGTCTATGCCCTTCCAGCTGGCGCGCTCAACGGCGATCATGCGGGTATAGGTGTTTTGGGCCTCTTCTGCGGTGGTGGGCAGCACACGTTCAAA
The Desulfovibrio sp. DNA segment above includes these coding regions:
- a CDS encoding class I SAM-dependent methyltransferase; translation: MDISIFDAYWADRQPDRSDMADFWTRRASSFNAHGGEADSSAYRKALVARVAARTGLGRHDAVLDVGCGPGRHALEFAQLTGHVEGSDIAPGMIECARANAAGAMVDNAHFQVLDWAEADLEALGWVKCFNLVFASRTPAIYDRSTLNKMTEASSGYCCLLTQVTGDNSVRRELCPIAGDDRREDMTRRGLYCAFNILWLQGYYPEVEYLERSWDSECSLDEAILMYTRHFNSRGQLSEGQQAAIADKLREISRDGTVREQGHSRVAMLLWKVCP
- a CDS encoding dicarboxylate/amino acid:cation symporter; its protein translation is MKYLKILYVQVLIAIFIGILLGHFYPELAVKMQPLGKGFINLIKMIIAPLIFSTVVTGIAGMKDIKAVGKTGGMALVYFTVITLTALAIGLVVVNLAQPGVGMNVDVSTFNAADKNIAAQYAGKAKDNNIVNFFLNIIPSTFVSAFTSGEILQVLLVAILFAFALNYSGEKGKLCFDLIKSLSEVLFKVIGIIMHVAPIGAFGAMAFTIGKEGIGSVLVLGELIVCFYVTSILFVVFILGTIAFSCGFNIFKFLRYIRSELFIVLGTSSSESVLPNMLRKMEKAGCNKSVVDLVIPAGYSFNLDGTAIYLTMAAIFLAQATNTPMALGDQLVLLGILLISSKGAAAVTGGGFIVLAGTLSSVGSIPPESIAVIFGIDRFMSEARALTNLVGNGVATIFISKVTGNLDSEKLNEVLDQKKTVGEPVTTA